The proteins below are encoded in one region of Oncorhynchus nerka isolate Pitt River linkage group LG15, Oner_Uvic_2.0, whole genome shotgun sequence:
- the LOC115143668 gene encoding isotocin receptor-like: protein MEDQRDQELWAMMNDSWTNSSRGGNDTGTRNQTGVNPLKRNEEVAKVEVTVLVLVLLLALAGNFCVLLAIHTSKHSHSRMYYFMKHLSIADLVVAIFQVLPQLIWDITFRFYGSDLLCRLVKYLQVVGMFASTYMLVLMSIDRCLAICQPLRSLHKRKDCFYVIASWMLSLVFSTPQVYIFSLREVGNGVYDCWGDFVEPWGAKAYITWISLTIYIIPVAILSICYGLISFKIWQNFKMKTRRDQCMSLTPRTSKGAALSRVSSVRLISKAKIRTVKMTFVIVVAYIVCWTPFFFVQMWSAWDPAAPREDIAFIIAMLLASLNSCCNPWIYMFFAGHLFHDLMRCFICCSSQYLKASQCGGCDRQQSRRSVSTSTSTFVIKNHSSQRSITQTTST from the exons ATGGAGGACCAGCGAGACCAAGAACTGTGGGCGATGATGAACGATTCATGGACCAACTCGAGTCGCGGTGGAAACGACACGGGTACCAGGAACCAGACCGGCGTGAACCCCCTGAAGCGGAACGAGGAGGTGGCCAAAGTGGAGGTGACTGTTCTTGTCCTCGTCCTGCTGCTCGCGTTGGCCGGTAACTTTTGCGTCCTCTTGGCTATACATACGAGCAAGCACAGCCACTCTCGAATGTACTACTTCATGAAACACCTCAGTATTGCGGACCTGGTGGTGGCAATCTTCCAGGTCCTCCCGCAGCTCATATGGGACATTACATTTCGCTTCTACGGGTCTGATTTACTGTGCAGGCTGGTGAAGTACCTACAGGTTGTCGGGATGTTCGCGTCCACCTACATGCTTGTTCTAATGTCCATAGACAGATGCTTGGCGATATGTCAGCCCCTCCGCTCTCTGCACAAGAGGAAGGACTGTTTTTATGTGATTGCTTCTTGGATGCTTAGTCTGGTTTTCAGTACCCCTCAAGTGTACATATTTTCCTTGAGGGAGGTGGGCAACGGAGTTTATGACTGTTGGGGAGACTTCGTAGAACCCTGGGGCGCCAAGGCGTACATTACATGGATTAGTCTTACAATCTACATCATTCCAGTGGCTATTTTAAGTATTTGCTATGGCCTGATAAGTTTTAAAATATGGCAAAACTTTAAAATGAAAACCAGACGGGATCAGTGTATGTCTCTGACACCGCGGACGTCCAAAGGTGCAGCGCTCTCTCGGGTGAGCAGCGTGAGGCTCATATCAAAAGCGAAGATCCGAACTGTCAAAATGACTTTTGTCATTGTCGTAGCTTATATTGTTTGCTGGACTCCTTTTTTCTTCGTACAAATGTGGTCGGCATGGGACCCTGCTGCACCCAGAGAAG ACATTGCGTTCATCATTGCCATGCTGCTGGCCAGTCTGAACAGCTGCTGTAACCCGTGGATCTATATGTTCTTCGCTGGCCACCTGTTCCATGACCTGATGAGGTGCTTCATCTGCTGCTCCTCACAGTACCTGAAGGCCTCCCAGTGCGGAGGGTGTGACCGCCAGCAGAGCCGCAGGAGcgtctccacctccacctccaccttcgTCATCAAGAACCATAGTAGTCAGAGGAGCATCACTCAGACCACCAGCACATGA